The Ascochyta rabiei chromosome 15, complete sequence genome window below encodes:
- a CDS encoding Ribonuclease H, which yields MADTLEDVEMETQEIEQETPPDNVFIAPSIYKPEVLAGKSYSHFSPLPQQITDDTSTECVLGVDEAGRGPVLGPMVYALFYLPLPLHHSLLAETHHFDDSKVLTPQVRSNLMRTLCTPGTDLHAAGGWATRSLSAQDISAHMLSPNQYNLNAQAMDATIDLIKGVLARGVNVKEIYIDTIGKPEVYQRKLERIWPTISITVAKKADSLYPVVSAASVCAKVTRDAALDVCYELYHTPAEAAAHAQDNGGVKVAWGSGYPSDARTSTWLKANMDPVFGWGNECRFSWGTAKELLEGKKACLSVDWPVEEDGDDMRMTDFFTGGEKKGDELVEWFGKRVTLEMEAF from the exons ATGGCCGACACACTTGAAGATGTTGAGATGGAAACACAGGAAATCGAGCAGGAAACTCCACCTGACAATGTCTTCATCGCACCATCAATCTACAAGCCCGAGGTCCTGGCGGGCAAGTCGTACTCACATTTCTCGCCTTTACCGCAGCAGATCACTGACGACACGTCCACCGAGTGCGTTCTTGGTGTTGACGAAGCCGGGAGAGGTCCAGTGCTAG GTCCAATGGTGTACGCCCTCTTCTATCTTCCTCTCCCACTACACCACTCGCTCCTCGCCGAAACCCACCATTTCGACGACTCGAAAGTGCTCACCCCCCAAGTCCGATCGAACCTCATGCGCACCCTCTGCACGCCCGGCACTGATCTTCACGCCGCTGGCGGGTGGGCAACCCGCTCCCTCTCCGCACAGGACATCTCTGCGCACATGCTCTCCCCCAACCAATACAACCTCAACGCGCAGGCCATGGACGCGACTATAGATCTCATTAAAGGCGTGCTTGCGCGCGGCGTAAACGTCAAGGAGATCTACATCGACACAATCGGCAAGCCGGAAGTGTACCAGAGGAAACTCGAGCGCATATGGCCCACCATCTCAATCACTGTCGCAAAGAAGGCGGACAGTTTGTACCCTGTCGTTAGCGCTGCGTCGGTTTGCGCCAAAGTCACTCGCGACGCTGCACTTGATGTGTGCTACGAGTTGTACCACACACCTGCCGAAGCCGCCGCCCATGCCCAAGATAATGGAGGAGTGAAGGTTGCCTGGGGCTCTGGGTATCCAAGCGATGCACGAACGAGCACGTGGTTGAAAGCAAACATGGATCCTGTATTCGGTTGGGGGAACGAGTGTCGCTTCTCGTGGGGTACAGCGAAAGAGCTGCTCGAAGGCAAGAAGGCGTGCCTTAGTGTAGACTGGCCGGTCGAGGAGGATGGAGATGATATGCGCATGACTGACTTTTTTACGGGCGGGGAGAAGAAGGGGGATGAGTTAGTGGAGTGGTTTGGAAAGAGGGTTACGTTGGAGATGGAAGCTTTCTGA